Proteins encoded in a region of the Sulfurimonas marina genome:
- a CDS encoding vWA domain-containing protein: MFDGIYFEFPKIAFVIFFYIACETLCKMRLPSIYFPHSAQFVKNSIASSKLLFLLKWLGIVMMVLALMSPVKDEPYELKPKEGYEIALILDASESMAQRGFDMLNPGASRFDIVKNIVSDFIQKRENDNMGLVVFGQYSFIASPLTYDKNILSSLVMQLHEGIAGKYTALYEGLAQGVHLLKESGSKTKIAILLTDGYSTAGVDRIPLDVALDMAKKEGIKVYPIGVGAPNEYNRAVLSKIAQDTGGVAYGASNASQLKEIYEKIDKLEKSEIKNETFTYKQYYYFYPLFVALLSLMMYVYLRNKRGGM, translated from the coding sequence ATGTTTGACGGCATCTATTTTGAATTTCCCAAGATCGCATTTGTGATCTTTTTTTACATAGCGTGTGAGACACTGTGTAAAATGAGATTACCCTCTATATATTTTCCCCATTCCGCACAGTTTGTAAAAAATTCCATAGCCAGTTCAAAACTTCTGTTTTTACTCAAATGGCTGGGGATTGTAATGATGGTGTTGGCTTTGATGTCACCTGTAAAGGACGAGCCCTATGAGTTAAAACCTAAAGAAGGGTACGAGATAGCACTTATTTTAGATGCTTCTGAGTCTATGGCTCAGCGTGGATTTGATATGTTAAACCCGGGTGCTAGCCGTTTTGATATTGTAAAAAATATTGTAAGTGATTTTATTCAAAAAAGGGAGAACGATAATATGGGGCTTGTGGTCTTTGGGCAGTACTCTTTTATCGCTTCACCGCTTACCTACGATAAAAATATTCTCTCCTCACTGGTTATGCAGCTTCATGAAGGGATTGCCGGAAAATATACGGCTCTTTATGAGGGGCTGGCACAAGGGGTACACCTTTTAAAAGAGAGTGGTTCCAAAACAAAAATAGCGATTCTTTTAACGGATGGATACTCAACGGCAGGGGTAGATAGGATCCCGTTAGACGTAGCACTCGATATGGCTAAAAAAGAGGGGATTAAAGTGTATCCGATCGGCGTAGGTGCACCAAATGAATATAACCGTGCAGTGCTTAGTAAAATTGCACAAGATACAGGTGGTGTGGCATATGGAGCCTCAAACGCTTCACAGCTCAAAGAGATCTATGAGAAGATCGATAAGCTGGAGAAGTCAGAGATAAAAAATGAGACTTTTACCTATAAACAGTACTACTACTTTTATCCTCTTTTTGTCGCACTTTTATCGTTAATGATGTATGTATATTTAAGAAATAAACGGGGAGGTATGTGA
- a CDS encoding vWA domain-containing protein, whose translation MSFLHPEFLYYMLPPVFILFALLLTQRESQATFFSEHVMQKLRVSANTLTLRARNALFFLMAVFMVIALAAPVIKEGEIEIQAKSADIILALDISDSMLAEDLYPNRLKLAKHKALELLKLAPNERVSVIAYAKNSYLVSPLSFDHSAVSFLLDKLDTDSITEKGTSLLSMLEVVKNNIESDKKKYLLVFSDGGDKEDFSEEIEFAKENNIVVFVIGVATPQGAPIREKNGGFIKQNGDIVISKLNSTISELAVKTGGVYIQSVNSDQDIKKMVSEIESIAKKKELKSKKIEKYIPLFYYPLGLAMIIFLIATSSMSKRKHVEVPATILLALTLFGSTNLKAGILDFKDLSDAKSAYENKEYKKAEGLYKNYATTHKDDASYYNSANALYKQKEYKKAIEQYKKAHFIDDDSEAKKYGNIGNSYAKIGDEKSLQSAIDAYKNSLKLKEDKDIEENLEAVKKALEKKKQQQQDQKNQDQKQNQDQNDQKEEKKDPEQQKKEQNDQQQNQGDGKEKQQNKKQDEKQKSQQEKQEENKKENEQKKQNESKEQKQENKEEKLDPQNSSAAQAHKQDMMSDAEEKKWLKALNNKQKTFLYQLNQDQKIQRSEDEKPW comes from the coding sequence ATGAGCTTTTTACATCCGGAGTTTTTATACTATATGCTCCCACCCGTATTTATACTCTTTGCTCTTTTACTCACACAACGAGAGTCACAGGCAACTTTCTTCTCTGAACACGTGATGCAAAAACTGCGTGTGAGTGCAAATACATTGACATTAAGAGCCCGAAATGCACTCTTTTTTTTAATGGCTGTTTTTATGGTAATTGCATTGGCAGCTCCTGTAATAAAAGAGGGTGAGATAGAGATTCAGGCAAAAAGTGCAGATATTATTTTGGCTTTAGATATATCTGACTCTATGCTTGCTGAAGATCTCTACCCTAACAGATTAAAACTTGCAAAACACAAAGCATTGGAGTTGTTGAAATTAGCTCCTAATGAGCGTGTGAGTGTGATTGCATATGCGAAAAATTCCTATCTTGTCTCTCCGCTTAGCTTTGATCACAGTGCGGTCTCTTTTTTACTCGATAAGCTCGATACCGATTCAATAACAGAGAAGGGAACGAGTCTTCTTTCCATGCTGGAAGTTGTTAAAAACAATATAGAGAGCGATAAGAAAAAGTATCTGTTGGTTTTTAGTGACGGTGGTGACAAAGAGGATTTCTCAGAGGAGATAGAGTTTGCAAAAGAGAACAATATTGTTGTGTTTGTGATCGGTGTTGCAACACCTCAAGGTGCTCCTATTAGAGAGAAAAACGGGGGGTTTATTAAACAAAACGGTGATATTGTGATCTCAAAACTAAATAGTACTATCTCAGAACTGGCAGTTAAAACCGGAGGGGTATATATTCAGAGTGTGAACTCCGATCAAGATATTAAAAAGATGGTTAGCGAGATCGAGTCTATTGCAAAGAAAAAAGAGTTGAAATCGAAAAAGATTGAGAAGTATATACCGTTGTTTTACTATCCGTTAGGTTTGGCAATGATTATTTTTCTGATCGCAACATCTTCTATGAGTAAACGAAAACATGTTGAAGTGCCTGCAACTATCTTGTTAGCATTGACACTTTTTGGAAGTACAAACCTTAAAGCGGGAATACTCGATTTTAAAGATCTTAGCGATGCTAAAAGTGCGTATGAAAATAAAGAGTATAAAAAAGCCGAGGGACTTTATAAAAATTATGCGACAACTCATAAAGATGATGCAAGTTACTATAACAGTGCAAATGCCCTCTATAAACAAAAAGAGTACAAAAAGGCGATCGAGCAGTATAAAAAAGCACATTTTATAGATGATGATTCAGAAGCGAAAAAATATGGAAACATCGGGAACTCTTATGCAAAAATTGGGGATGAAAAAAGTTTACAAAGTGCGATAGATGCATATAAAAATTCTTTAAAACTAAAAGAAGATAAAGATATAGAAGAAAACCTTGAAGCGGTTAAAAAAGCTCTAGAGAAGAAAAAGCAACAGCAGCAAGATCAGAAGAATCAGGACCAAAAGCAAAACCAAGATCAAAACGATCAAAAAGAGGAGAAAAAGGATCCGGAGCAGCAGAAAAAAGAGCAAAACGATCAGCAACAAAATCAGGGTGACGGTAAAGAGAAACAGCAAAATAAAAAGCAAGATGAAAAACAAAAATCTCAGCAAGAAAAGCAGGAAGAGAACAAAAAAGAGAATGAGCAAAAGAAACAAAATGAGTCTAAAGAACAAAAACAGGAGAATAAAGAGGAAAAATTAGATCCTCAAAACTCCAGTGCCGCTCAAGCCCATAAGCAAGATATGATGAGTGATGCCGAAGAGAAAAAATGGCTTAAAGCCCTGAATAATAAACAGAAAACATTTTTATACCAACTAAATCAAGATCAAAAAATCCAAAGGAGTGAAGATGAAAAGCCTTGGTAA